The following are encoded together in the Magnetospirillum gryphiswaldense MSR-1 v2 genome:
- a CDS encoding tRNA (cytidine(34)-2'-O)-methyltransferase: protein MDLLRLALFQPDIPQNAGALLRLSACLGIPLEIIEPCGFLWDEKRMRRAGMDYVDHARVTRHASWNAFRQKPGGRLVLLTTAGGTRLDRFSFLPGDVIMMGRESAGVPPEVAADADVTVRIPMAPGLRSLNVALAATLAVGEGLRQLNAYPPEDLS, encoded by the coding sequence ATGGATTTGTTGCGCTTAGCCCTGTTTCAGCCCGATATTCCGCAAAATGCCGGGGCCTTGCTGCGGCTGTCCGCCTGCCTTGGAATTCCTTTGGAAATTATCGAGCCGTGCGGATTTTTGTGGGACGAAAAACGCATGCGTCGGGCCGGCATGGATTATGTCGATCACGCCCGCGTCACCCGTCACGCATCGTGGAATGCATTCCGGCAAAAACCGGGGGGACGGCTGGTGTTGCTGACCACCGCCGGCGGGACGCGTTTGGACCGCTTTTCCTTCCTGCCCGGTGATGTCATCATGATGGGGCGCGAAAGCGCCGGTGTTCCGCCCGAGGTGGCGGCGGATGCCGATGTCACCGTGCGTATTCCCATGGCGCCGGGTCTGCGTTCCCTGAACGTGGCCTTGGCGGCCACCTTGGCGGTGGGCGAGGGGTTGCGCCAGTTGAATGCCTATCCGCCGGAGGATTTGTCATGA
- the petA gene encoding ubiquinol-cytochrome c reductase iron-sulfur subunit, with translation MADSATHAQPSSTDGQSRRDFLLYTTIAVGAAGTAAALWPFVHSMNPAADTLALSTTDVDLAAIQPGQAITVVWQGKPVFVRHRTAEDIAAAAKDDTADLRDKAADGTRVQKPEWLIVIGVCTHLGCVPLGQKAADPKGDFGGWFCPCHGSHYDTSGRIRKGPAPLNLPVPKYAFTSDTTIRIG, from the coding sequence ATGGCTGATTCGGCTACGCATGCCCAGCCCTCGTCGACGGATGGGCAGTCTCGGCGGGATTTCCTGCTGTATACTACCATCGCCGTCGGCGCGGCCGGGACCGCCGCCGCCCTGTGGCCGTTCGTGCACAGCATGAACCCGGCCGCCGATACTTTGGCATTGTCCACCACCGACGTGGATCTTGCCGCCATCCAACCTGGACAGGCGATCACCGTCGTTTGGCAGGGCAAGCCGGTCTTCGTGCGTCACCGCACGGCTGAAGACATCGCTGCCGCCGCCAAGGACGATACCGCCGATCTGCGCGACAAGGCTGCCGACGGCACCCGCGTGCAGAAGCCGGAATGGCTGATCGTCATCGGCGTTTGCACCCATTTGGGTTGCGTGCCGCTGGGTCAGAAGGCTGCCGACCCCAAGGGTGATTTCGGCGGCTGGTTCTGTCCCTGCCACGGGTCGCATTACGATACGTCGGGACGCATCCGCAAGGGTCCGGCGCCGTTGAACCTTCCGGTGCCGAAGTATGCCTTTACTTCCGACACCACCATCCGCATCGGGTAA
- a CDS encoding cytochrome b: MSGFQTNNKVISWLDERLPIFSMMQHSAIDYPTPRNLNYWWNFGSLAAFVLVIMLLTGIFLVMNYSSHTSLAFDSVERIMRDVNYGWLIRYLHMNGASMFFILVYVHIFRNMYYGSYKAPREVLWWVGILIFLAMMATAFMGYVLPWGQMSFWGATVITNLFSAFPVVGEHIVTLLWGGFAVDNPTLNRFFSLHYLLPFVIVGLVVVHVWALHTVKSNNPLGVEMKGEADSIPFHPYYTIKDLFGIGLFLMFFLGFVFWAPNFFGEPDNYIPANPMVTPPHIVPEWYFLPFYAILRAVPDKLLGVLAMFAAIIVLFFLPWLDSSKVRSAKFRPIYRQFFWLFFANCIFLGYLGGKPAEGWYVPASQIATVYYFAHFLILLPLLGKVEKPKALPASISAAVLKEKA, from the coding sequence ATGAGCGGTTTTCAGACCAATAACAAGGTGATCAGCTGGCTGGACGAGCGGCTGCCCATCTTCTCGATGATGCAGCACTCTGCCATCGATTACCCCACCCCGCGCAACCTGAACTACTGGTGGAACTTCGGCTCGCTCGCCGCGTTCGTGCTGGTGATCATGTTGCTGACCGGCATTTTCCTGGTCATGAACTATTCGTCGCACACCTCGCTGGCGTTTGACTCGGTCGAACGCATCATGCGTGACGTGAATTACGGATGGCTGATCCGGTATCTGCACATGAACGGCGCCTCGATGTTCTTCATCCTGGTGTACGTCCACATCTTCCGCAACATGTACTACGGGTCGTACAAGGCCCCGCGTGAAGTGCTGTGGTGGGTCGGTATCCTGATCTTCCTGGCGATGATGGCCACCGCCTTCATGGGCTATGTGCTGCCCTGGGGCCAGATGTCCTTCTGGGGCGCCACCGTCATCACCAACCTGTTCTCGGCCTTCCCGGTGGTGGGCGAGCACATCGTCACCCTGCTGTGGGGTGGTTTCGCCGTCGACAATCCGACGCTGAACCGCTTCTTCTCGCTGCACTATCTGCTGCCGTTCGTCATCGTCGGCCTGGTGGTGGTGCACGTGTGGGCGCTGCACACGGTGAAGTCCAACAACCCGTTGGGCGTGGAAATGAAGGGCGAAGCGGATTCCATCCCCTTCCACCCCTATTACACCATCAAGGACCTGTTCGGCATCGGCCTGTTCCTGATGTTCTTCCTGGGCTTCGTCTTCTGGGCTCCCAACTTCTTCGGCGAACCGGACAACTACATTCCGGCCAACCCGATGGTGACCCCGCCGCATATCGTGCCCGAATGGTACTTCCTGCCGTTCTACGCCATCTTGCGCGCCGTCCCCGACAAGCTTTTGGGCGTGCTGGCCATGTTCGCGGCCATCATCGTGCTGTTCTTCCTGCCCTGGCTGGACAGCTCCAAGGTCCGTTCGGCCAAGTTCCGTCCGATCTACCGCCAGTTCTTCTGGCTGTTCTTCGCCAATTGCATCTTCCTGGGTTACCTGGGCGGCAAGCCGGCGGAAGGATGGTACGTTCCGGCCAGCCAGATCGCCACCGTCTACTACTTCGCCCACTTCCTGATCCTGCTGCCCTTGTTGGGCAAGGTCGAGAAGCCCAAGGCTCTGCCGGCCAGCATCTCGGCCGCCGTGCTGAAGGAGAAGGCATAA